In Streptomyces sclerotialus, one genomic interval encodes:
- a CDS encoding UTP--glucose-1-phosphate uridylyltransferase, translated as MPVPTSVHKAVVPAAGLGTRFLPATKATPKEMLPVVDKPAIQYVVEEAAGAGLHDVLMVTGRNKRAVEDHFDRAHELEEVLAAKGDDDRLETVRDLSRLARMHHVRQGAPLGLGHAVLRAREHVGAEPFAVLLGDDLIHPDDTLLADMLTAHARFGGSILALAEVDPAETHLYGCAAVEPTGTEDVVRVTGLVEKPAPGEAPSNYAVIGRYVLDPAVFGVLERTAPGRGGEIQLTDAIHKLTGRTEGQGGPVHAVVFRGRRYDTGDRASYLRAVVQLACGRPDLGPGFRSWLRNFAEALPGEPLPAGRQPAGAPAAAAACH; from the coding sequence ATGCCCGTACCCACGTCCGTGCACAAGGCCGTCGTCCCGGCCGCCGGTCTCGGCACCCGCTTCCTGCCCGCGACGAAGGCCACGCCCAAGGAAATGCTGCCGGTCGTCGACAAGCCGGCGATCCAGTACGTCGTGGAGGAGGCGGCCGGCGCCGGTCTGCACGACGTCCTGATGGTCACCGGCCGGAACAAGCGCGCGGTGGAGGACCACTTCGACCGCGCGCACGAGCTGGAAGAGGTACTGGCGGCCAAGGGCGACGACGACCGGCTGGAAACCGTACGGGACCTGTCCCGGCTGGCCCGGATGCACCACGTCCGGCAGGGCGCTCCGCTGGGCCTGGGGCACGCGGTGCTCCGCGCCCGGGAGCACGTCGGCGCCGAGCCCTTCGCCGTGCTCCTCGGTGACGACCTGATCCACCCGGACGACACGCTGCTGGCGGACATGCTCACGGCGCACGCGCGGTTCGGCGGCAGCATCCTGGCGCTCGCCGAGGTCGACCCCGCGGAGACGCACCTGTACGGCTGTGCCGCGGTCGAGCCGACCGGCACGGAGGACGTGGTCCGGGTGACCGGGCTGGTCGAGAAGCCGGCGCCGGGCGAGGCGCCCAGCAACTACGCGGTGATCGGACGGTACGTGCTCGACCCCGCCGTCTTCGGCGTCCTGGAGCGCACGGCCCCCGGACGCGGCGGGGAGATCCAGCTCACCGACGCGATCCACAAGCTGACGGGACGCACGGAGGGTCAGGGCGGACCCGTGCACGCCGTGGTCTTCCGGGGCCGGCGGTACGACACCGGGGACCGGGCCTCCTACCTGCGCGCCGTCGTACAGCTGGCGTGCGGCCGCCCCGACCTCGGCCCCGGATTCCGCTCCTGGCTGCGGAACTTCGCCGAGGCGCTGCCGGGCGAGCCGCTGCCGGCCGGGCGGCAGCCCGCCGGCGCACCGGCCGCTGCCGCCGCCTGCCACTGA
- a CDS encoding ArnT family glycosyltransferase: protein MTAPPVPTVPPAPPRARPAAFLLGRRDEPRWSRPALWAALLVAALLYCWSTSAGDLNSFYSAAVYSGTQSWKAWFFGSLDAGNFLTVDKPPFALMVMGLSCRVLGYGTWQMLLPMTGAALGSIAVLHTAVKRVFGHGAAAVTAFILALTPITVAITRDNNPDPLLVFLMLTGTVLALRAIRTGRLLPLLGTAVALGLAFHTKMLQAYIVVPAIAAVYLYAAGLGLAERLRNLLLAGVALVAASGWWALAVQLWPAGSRPYIGGSTDGTAWDLILGYNGLGRVLGGEGNGGGGGGGGGFSGAAGWGRMFNETLGGQISWLLPFAGIALAAGLVLRGRAPRTDAVRASLLMWGGWTVLHYLVFSLSEGTVHPYYTTALAPGIAALCGGGGALLFRAFRDNRRWIWVLPAALAVTAAWAVVLLRRAADWNGWLVPVVVVLTLAALAGLLAFRTPAGPGAVRRTKLLAVSLVVAVLAALAGPTAYAVSVPASSGGGGMGGVNPTAGPSTGGTGGPGGGRGGPPPGAKGRMPGGAEGGVPGGAMTPPSGGPASGAGTSGDSGGTARRGGGQGGGPGGMGGADSTMLSYLERHRDGATWLAAVANSQSAASMILSSKQPVLSMWGFTGSDRAMTVATLKSLVKAGELHYVIVGGGMGGGPGAGNSLSTEVNAWVKKHGTAVKASEYGGSGSGQTLYRLDAADVT, encoded by the coding sequence ATGACCGCCCCTCCCGTTCCCACCGTCCCGCCCGCACCGCCGCGGGCCCGGCCGGCAGCGTTCCTGCTCGGCCGCCGGGACGAACCCCGCTGGTCGCGCCCCGCGCTGTGGGCCGCGCTTCTCGTCGCCGCGCTCCTGTACTGCTGGTCCACCTCGGCCGGTGACCTCAACAGCTTCTACTCCGCCGCCGTCTACAGCGGCACGCAGAGCTGGAAGGCGTGGTTCTTCGGCTCCCTCGACGCCGGGAACTTCCTGACCGTCGACAAGCCGCCGTTCGCCCTGATGGTGATGGGCCTGTCCTGCCGCGTCCTCGGCTACGGCACCTGGCAGATGCTGCTGCCGATGACCGGAGCGGCGCTCGGCTCGATCGCCGTGCTGCACACCGCGGTCAAGCGGGTGTTCGGGCACGGCGCCGCGGCGGTCACCGCGTTCATCCTGGCGCTCACGCCCATCACCGTGGCCATCACCCGGGACAACAACCCCGACCCGCTGCTGGTGTTCCTGATGCTCACCGGCACCGTGCTCGCGCTGCGCGCGATACGCACCGGCAGGCTCCTGCCGCTGCTCGGCACGGCCGTCGCGCTCGGGCTGGCCTTCCACACCAAGATGCTCCAGGCGTACATCGTCGTGCCCGCCATCGCGGCGGTGTACCTGTACGCGGCCGGCCTCGGCCTCGCCGAGCGGCTCCGCAACCTGCTGCTCGCCGGTGTCGCCCTGGTGGCGGCCAGCGGCTGGTGGGCACTGGCCGTACAGCTCTGGCCCGCCGGCAGCCGGCCCTACATCGGCGGCTCGACGGACGGCACCGCCTGGGACCTGATCCTCGGCTACAACGGCCTCGGCCGTGTCCTCGGCGGCGAGGGCAACGGCGGGGGCGGCGGAGGCGGCGGCGGCTTCTCCGGGGCCGCCGGCTGGGGCCGGATGTTCAACGAGACGCTGGGCGGCCAGATCTCCTGGCTGCTCCCCTTCGCGGGTATCGCCCTGGCCGCCGGGCTGGTACTGCGCGGCCGGGCACCCCGCACCGACGCCGTGCGCGCCTCACTGCTGATGTGGGGCGGCTGGACCGTACTCCACTACCTGGTGTTCAGCCTGTCCGAAGGCACCGTGCACCCCTACTACACGACGGCGCTGGCCCCGGGCATCGCGGCGCTGTGCGGCGGTGGCGGCGCGCTGCTGTTCCGGGCCTTCCGCGACAACCGCCGCTGGATCTGGGTCCTGCCCGCCGCGCTGGCCGTGACGGCGGCGTGGGCGGTCGTCCTGCTGCGCCGCGCCGCGGACTGGAACGGCTGGCTCGTCCCCGTCGTCGTGGTCCTGACGCTCGCCGCGCTGGCCGGGCTCCTCGCCTTCCGCACGCCGGCCGGCCCCGGCGCGGTACGGCGCACGAAGCTGCTCGCGGTGTCGCTCGTCGTGGCCGTCCTGGCCGCGCTGGCCGGACCGACGGCGTACGCGGTCTCCGTACCCGCCTCCTCCGGTGGCGGCGGCATGGGCGGGGTCAACCCGACCGCGGGCCCGTCGACCGGCGGCACGGGCGGGCCGGGCGGCGGCCGCGGCGGACCTCCCCCGGGCGCGAAGGGCCGCATGCCCGGTGGCGCCGAGGGCGGTGTGCCGGGCGGCGCCATGACCCCGCCGTCCGGCGGCCCCGCTTCGGGTGCCGGCACCTCCGGCGACTCGGGCGGCACCGCCCGCCGCGGCGGCGGCCAGGGCGGCGGTCCCGGCGGCATGGGCGGCGCGGACAGCACGATGCTCTCCTACCTGGAACGGCACCGGGACGGCGCCACCTGGCTCGCCGCCGTCGCCAACTCCCAGAGCGCCGCGTCCATGATCCTCAGCAGCAAGCAGCCCGTGCTCTCGATGTGGGGCTTCACCGGCTCGGACCGGGCCATGACCGTGGCCACGCTGAAGTCACTGGTCAAGGCCGGCGAACTGCACTACGTGATCGTCGGTGGCGGCATGGGCGGCGGCCCCGGTGCCGGCAACAGCCTCTCCACCGAGGTCAACGCCTGGGTGAAGAAGCACGGCACGGCGGTGAAGGCGTCCGAGTACGGCGGCAGCGGCTCCGGGCAGACGCTGTACCGGCTGGACGCGGCCGACGTCACCTGA
- the bla gene encoding class A beta-lactamase, with the protein METTATRPTRRTVLALGAGTALAAALSASGTATAATPRGTDVTRQLRSLEQEHAARLGVFARNMATGETVRYRADERFPMCSVFKGLAAAAVLRDLDRDGEFLAERIHYTEAEVRKAGYAPVTGEPGNIANGLTVEELCAAAVSHSDNAAANLLLRELGGPTAVTRFCRSIGDGTTRLDRWEPELNSAEPWRLTDTTSPRAVGTSYARLVLGRALTPPDRKRLTGWLTANTTNTERFRKGLPADWTLADKTGGGSEYGVANDVGVVWPPGRSPLVLSVLSTTYDPAGPSDNQLVAETARLVAGSLT; encoded by the coding sequence GTGGAGACCACAGCAACGCGTCCGACCCGCCGCACGGTACTTGCCCTCGGTGCGGGAACGGCCCTGGCCGCCGCCCTTTCCGCGAGCGGTACGGCAACCGCCGCCACCCCACGCGGAACGGACGTCACCCGGCAGCTGCGGAGCCTCGAACAGGAACACGCGGCCCGGCTCGGCGTGTTCGCCCGCAACATGGCGACGGGCGAGACGGTGCGGTACCGCGCCGACGAGCGCTTCCCGATGTGCTCCGTGTTCAAGGGGCTCGCGGCCGCCGCGGTCCTGCGGGACCTCGACCGCGACGGCGAATTCCTCGCCGAGCGCATCCACTACACCGAAGCCGAGGTCAGGAAAGCGGGATACGCCCCGGTCACCGGGGAGCCCGGGAACATCGCGAACGGCCTGACCGTCGAGGAGCTGTGCGCCGCGGCGGTCAGCCACAGCGACAACGCCGCGGCCAACCTCCTCCTCCGCGAACTGGGCGGACCGACGGCCGTCACCCGGTTCTGCCGCTCGATCGGCGACGGCACGACCCGGCTGGACCGGTGGGAGCCCGAACTGAACTCCGCTGAACCCTGGCGGCTGACCGACACCACCAGCCCCCGGGCCGTCGGGACGTCCTACGCCCGGCTCGTCCTCGGCCGCGCGCTGACCCCGCCGGACCGCAAGCGGCTGACCGGCTGGCTGACCGCCAACACGACCAACACCGAGCGCTTCCGCAAGGGCCTGCCGGCCGACTGGACCCTGGCGGACAAGACCGGCGGCGGCAGCGAGTACGGCGTCGCCAACGACGTGGGCGTGGTCTGGCCTCCCGGCCGGTCACCGCTCGTCCTGTCCGTGCTCTCCACCACGTACGACCCCGCGGGCCCTTCGGACAACCAGCTGGTCGCCGAGACCGCGAGGCTGGTCGCCGGCTCGCTCACCTGA
- a CDS encoding penicillin-binding transpeptidase domain-containing protein yields MTYANFPGGPVLPGRRRGNRRVYGALAAVLLLGGGGWAGYHFLLADRGAKDPQVIAATSRFEAFAGAWEAGEARKAATYTDSPDAAASLLTSVMTNLAPSSTEITPGAGEKERDGEVRLPFTVDMRIPGAGAVTWKTQAQLRQRSGTWTVLFTTPMVHPEMKPGQSLALKNRNTRAKVLDKNGDPLAAASLVGSVDEATGKGTSGLEARYDAQLSGGKGPRKSVVVVDRHSGQAVKTLTAVKATKGRPVRTTVDPRIQRAAAEALSGVRKRAAIVAVDPRNGHVLAAANKPGGLNRALAGRYPPGSTFKVVTAAALLEAGRKPADPAECPKFARVDGQRFENQDQFELPDGATFKDAFAKSCNTFFVNSRTDLSASSLRDAARAFGIGGSWDVGTTTYDGSVPVNTSDNDKAAAAIGQARVQASPLVMASVAATVKNGTFEQPVLVPDAVQRKYRAPGKLDAQVVADLRDMMRATVTSGSGHALKDLPGRPYAKSGTAEFGTENPPRTHAWMIGYQGDSDLAWAVLLEDGGSGGADAGPVAARFLKNTENS; encoded by the coding sequence ATGACGTACGCGAATTTCCCCGGCGGGCCGGTTCTCCCCGGTCGGCGGCGCGGGAACCGGCGGGTGTACGGCGCCCTCGCCGCCGTCCTGCTTCTCGGCGGCGGGGGCTGGGCCGGCTACCACTTCCTGCTGGCGGACAGGGGCGCGAAGGACCCCCAGGTGATCGCCGCCACGTCCCGCTTCGAGGCGTTCGCCGGGGCATGGGAGGCGGGCGAGGCACGCAAGGCCGCCACGTACACCGACTCGCCGGACGCCGCCGCTTCGCTCCTCACCTCGGTCATGACGAACCTCGCACCGTCCTCGACCGAGATCACTCCCGGCGCCGGCGAGAAGGAGCGGGACGGGGAAGTGCGCCTCCCCTTCACGGTGGACATGAGGATTCCGGGCGCCGGCGCGGTGACCTGGAAGACGCAGGCCCAGCTGCGGCAGCGGTCCGGCACATGGACGGTGCTGTTCACGACGCCGATGGTCCACCCGGAGATGAAGCCGGGCCAGAGCCTCGCCCTGAAGAACCGGAACACCCGCGCGAAAGTCCTCGACAAGAACGGCGATCCGCTGGCGGCCGCCTCCCTCGTCGGCTCCGTGGACGAGGCCACCGGAAAGGGAACGTCCGGGCTGGAAGCCCGCTATGACGCACAGCTCTCCGGAGGAAAGGGGCCGCGGAAATCCGTGGTGGTCGTGGACCGCCACAGCGGACAGGCCGTGAAAACCCTCACCGCGGTGAAGGCCACCAAGGGCCGGCCCGTGCGGACCACCGTCGACCCGCGCATTCAGCGGGCGGCTGCCGAGGCACTTTCCGGGGTGCGGAAAAGGGCGGCGATCGTCGCCGTCGACCCGCGCAACGGCCATGTCCTCGCCGCCGCCAACAAACCCGGCGGACTCAACCGCGCACTGGCCGGACGGTATCCGCCCGGTTCCACCTTCAAGGTCGTCACCGCCGCGGCGCTGCTCGAAGCGGGACGGAAGCCGGCCGACCCCGCGGAGTGCCCGAAATTCGCCCGGGTCGACGGCCAGCGATTCGAGAACCAGGACCAGTTCGAACTGCCGGACGGCGCCACGTTCAAGGACGCCTTCGCGAAGTCCTGCAACACCTTCTTCGTCAATTCCCGCACCGATCTCTCCGCCTCGTCCCTGCGGGACGCCGCGCGGGCTTTCGGCATCGGCGGCAGCTGGGACGTGGGCACCACGACCTACGACGGCAGCGTGCCCGTGAACACGAGCGACAACGACAAGGCCGCCGCCGCCATCGGCCAGGCCCGTGTCCAGGCCTCGCCGCTGGTGATGGCGTCCGTCGCGGCCACGGTGAAGAACGGCACGTTCGAGCAGCCGGTACTGGTACCGGACGCGGTGCAGCGGAAATACCGGGCCCCCGGAAAGCTGGACGCCCAGGTGGTCGCCGATCTGCGCGACATGATGCGCGCGACGGTCACCTCGGGTTCGGGCCACGCACTGAAAGACCTGCCGGGCCGCCCGTACGCGAAGTCCGGTACCGCGGAATTCGGCACCGAGAACCCGCCGCGCACCCACGCCTGGATGATCGGCTACCAGGGCGATTCCGATCTCGCCTGGGCCGTCCTCCTGGAGGACGGCGGCTCCGGCGGCGCGGACGCGGGCCCGGTCGCGGCACGGTTCCTGAAGAACACGGAGAATTCGTGA
- a CDS encoding LysR family transcriptional regulator: MLTERHLEIFVALAEEQHFGAAAQRVGITQPPLSQGLRRLEALLGVRLFERNRGVALTDEGSLLLPHARKALAALSELREIGAREHADGRRLRLGLAPEVPAWLAAAVAAAPVRAGEQSRIGVVTAPTAALLSDVAAGRLDLAVIRHPAVLHGLDAGRVVLFPTWVLSPEGYDGRGSGGASRRLPVAVRPREEAPAAHDLFVDTLASRGRRVETVVVSDERAGLALVAAGQAVLVTADETLTAEGVERRRATDPALPLRLRVVWDPRRPDAAETADTAQLLVDTLARQAAK; the protein is encoded by the coding sequence ATGCTGACGGAACGGCACCTGGAAATCTTCGTCGCGCTGGCGGAGGAGCAGCACTTCGGCGCCGCCGCCCAGCGGGTGGGGATCACCCAGCCGCCCCTGTCGCAGGGGCTGCGCCGGCTGGAGGCACTGCTCGGCGTACGCCTCTTCGAGCGCAACCGGGGCGTCGCCCTGACGGACGAGGGTTCCCTGCTGCTGCCGCACGCGCGCAAGGCGCTCGCCGCGCTCTCCGAACTGCGGGAGATCGGCGCGCGGGAGCACGCCGACGGCCGCCGGCTCCGGCTCGGCCTGGCGCCCGAGGTGCCCGCGTGGCTCGCGGCGGCCGTGGCGGCCGCGCCGGTGCGGGCCGGGGAGCAGAGCCGGATAGGGGTGGTGACCGCGCCGACCGCCGCGCTGCTGTCCGACGTCGCCGCCGGCCGGCTCGACCTCGCCGTGATCCGGCACCCGGCGGTGCTGCACGGCCTGGACGCCGGACGGGTGGTGCTCTTCCCGACCTGGGTCCTCTCTCCCGAGGGCTACGACGGCAGGGGGTCCGGCGGTGCGTCCCGGCGGCTGCCCGTCGCCGTACGGCCGCGGGAGGAGGCGCCCGCCGCCCATGACCTGTTCGTCGACACCCTCGCCAGCCGGGGGCGGCGGGTGGAGACCGTCGTGGTGTCCGACGAGCGCGCCGGTCTCGCGCTCGTCGCGGCCGGGCAGGCGGTACTGGTCACCGCCGACGAGACGCTGACCGCCGAGGGCGTCGAGCGGCGCCGGGCCACCGACCCGGCGCTGCCGCTGCGGCTGCGGGTGGTGTGGGACCCGCGGCGGCCCGACGCAGCGGAGACGGCGGACACCGCTCAGCTGCTGGTGGACACGCTCGCCCGGCAGGCGGCGAAGTGA
- a CDS encoding serine hydrolase: MSAARRGSGVERTLREMFADAGVRGWLHVAEVGRPEARVTVDPDEPVPMGSVYKVPLMVAFCRLADAGAVDPRRRLTLEPPHRIAGPTGISILRDAVSMSLRDLVVLMMTISDNTAADAVLRAVGTTAVDEMCRELGLPDTRILGGVAGTWRQLVTETGTESLAAAMERISSNDTTVPADVYDPVSKASTTPTDMARLLRAIWTGEAASPERCAFMREVMGKQPWRHRLASGFPYDDVTVSGKTGTFGAMRHEAGVVELADGSAYTAVVFTQAARADSTLPRADAVIGAAARTAVEELRGNAGT, encoded by the coding sequence GTGAGCGCGGCGCGGCGCGGCAGCGGTGTGGAACGCACGCTGCGCGAGATGTTCGCCGACGCCGGTGTGCGCGGCTGGCTGCACGTGGCGGAGGTGGGCCGTCCCGAGGCACGGGTGACCGTCGACCCGGACGAGCCGGTGCCCATGGGCTCCGTCTACAAGGTGCCGCTGATGGTCGCGTTCTGCCGGCTGGCGGACGCCGGCGCGGTCGACCCGCGCCGGCGGCTGACCCTGGAGCCGCCGCACCGGATCGCCGGGCCCACCGGCATCTCCATCCTGCGGGACGCCGTCTCCATGTCGCTGCGCGACCTGGTCGTCCTGATGATGACCATCTCCGACAACACGGCGGCCGACGCGGTGCTCCGCGCGGTCGGCACGACGGCGGTCGACGAGATGTGCCGCGAGCTCGGCCTGCCGGACACCCGCATCCTGGGCGGTGTCGCGGGGACCTGGCGGCAGCTGGTCACCGAGACCGGCACCGAGTCGCTGGCGGCCGCCATGGAGCGCATCTCCAGCAACGACACGACCGTGCCCGCCGATGTGTACGACCCGGTCTCGAAGGCGTCCACCACGCCCACGGACATGGCGCGGCTGCTGCGGGCGATCTGGACCGGGGAGGCGGCCTCTCCGGAGCGCTGTGCGTTCATGCGGGAGGTCATGGGCAAGCAGCCGTGGCGGCACCGGCTGGCCTCCGGGTTCCCGTACGACGACGTGACCGTCTCGGGGAAGACCGGCACGTTCGGCGCGATGCGGCACGAGGCCGGGGTGGTCGAGCTCGCGGACGGCAGCGCGTACACCGCCGTGGTCTTCACCCAGGCGGCCCGCGCCGACAGCACCCTGCCCCGCGCCGACGCGGTCATCGGCGCGGCGGCCCGCACCGCCGTGGAAGAACTGCGGGGCAACGCGGGGACCTGA